TACCAAACATGGGGAAAAAATCACAAAGTATGTTTACATCGAAACAAATGAGTCCTTAATTAGGACTCGTAATTTTTGACATTACTTACGAACCCAATacaaattcaacacaaaattaaagggttgTAGTTGAAAAgtttgatccatttaattaaataagtcggaTTATGGTTGACCtgtatagtcttatacataCCTATGTTACGATACGATCCAAACCTAACACACAATATAatggttgataatttttaaatgaccCGTAAACCCTACACGAACCCAATATAATATCAAAAGATTAGAGGTAAGAGATacgatccatttaattaaataagttaagtTATGATCTTAAcctatataatatttatattcatGCACTAACATAATCCGTACCCGACACACAAACACCAATTGCCGCTCTATCTAAACCTTAATGTAAGCAAGATTTTCGAAACGTTAGTTCCCACGGTTTCCTTTCAACATTGTTGTCGTACTACACTTTTCATATAATAGAAGCAGGGTGTTCTGTACGACTTGGCAGCAGCTTCTACAGGGGAACAAAATCCAAACACCACAGATTTTTTGCATTACAAAGATCAGGAGGGATTGTCACATGCAATGAAGACCGTAAAATAGGTTTCTTGTATTATGTGACTGTCAATTTCCACCATCTTAATTAGTCGCTTTGCCTCTTCAGGCCATGATAAAACCACTGCCAAGTTTCTGCCGCATGCTCTTAGCTTTTAGCTTCTATACTCTCAAAAATGCCTTGGGGGGTAAAGGAGCAGTTGGACAATAAATTGGTAGCTAGGAAAAGTGATATTTGACATTTTGGGTGCAAAGATGCCCTAGCTAGCACAGATTATCATTACCCATATATCGAATGGTTGAATATACAATAGCCCGGCGGCAAGCTTATTTAAGCTTAATTAAGTAGATTAATTGTTaacatcaaatcaaaatccTAAACTTTGGCTTAGGTTTTCATTACCCATTGAATACATTAATTTACAGCAAAATTTAGATTTCCTCTTTCTGGAAACTATTCCCATATATGGTAAACTATTAAGGTAAATGccacaattcaaaaaaaaggGTCTCCGGCCCTGACAGCAGCTAGCTAGCTTTGAGTTCAGAAAAGAGGCCTGCAGATGTGATTccccttacttttttttttctcaagctTCAACTTTATACAACACTAATGAAGCCAAAACCCTAAACTGGCATGAGTCAAAAAGCTTGGACAGCCTTGCAAATTTGGTTGGTCCACGTGGCCTCATTATGATTCTCCTATTGAAAATATAACAACTCGCCGGCCCCTTGATTTTTCACAAGCATacacatatatgatatatgatactAATTATTAAGTTAATTTAGACAGCCATCACAAATTCATCAGCTTTTAATGGAAAGCAAAGAgatctaattatatataattaacacaTGAACAAAGCCTTATATATAAAGCTGATGATCAGAGCTCCACTTTTTTATTCTAATAGATTGCACTAATAACATGGAGTTTTTTTGGGGGCTTCACTTAATTATTAGCGTCTTCTTGCAGCTGTTTCTCTCTGTGCATTGAAATAAACAGCAGCAACTGGGAGGCCGAGATCGTTTTCGGCTGTGAAACTTCGGGTGCTGAAGTGATCCCTGGAAGAAGGTGGGTTCACTGATTGCCTTCGTTTCTGCTTGAACAGAACAAACACAAACCTGTGGATCCCTATATTTGGCCTTGGAATCTCATAGCTCACAACCTCCCTTCctacaaaacccaccaaaagaGGAAACTTATACATCAGTGCCCTATCTCTctaactctttctttttttgtgtattCGGAAATAGAGTGAACATACCAAATGTGGCATCTGTTGTGCCCGGGATGTCTGTGACTATCCTGTAACATGTTCAAACTGTTAGTTCTCTCTCATGCATACTTTAGCTTATAATTATATATCTTGcaaaaagtttgattttttttttttttttttttgctttgaatTCTAGAACTAGTAATCTTAATTatagcaaatatatataaacaaagatGTGTACCAGTGCAGGTGCTCCCTTAAATAAGGATCACTAGGGCCAGGAACATCTGGGTCAGTCATGAGCTGcaatacaaataattaatatcaaGAAAGACTAGACGTCTAATAATAGAGATGTAAAGAAAGATTTGAAgtatgaaagagaaaagagaaggaaattagGAATATAAACCAGAGTGAAAAAAGATCTCATGTCAGCTCCTTGAATCTCAACCCTAGGTTTGGTGGTTACTGAGGAAGGATAGAGCTCATGCCCGTTGCAGACTTGCTTGTTGTTGAAAGTGACAGACATTTTTATGGTTGGTGTGAAAGAATCAAGAACATCTCCTATCACTCTCCCGACAATCAGAGGTTCTGAAGTTCTTGCCATTGGAGGAGGGATCAGAAACGGCCGGAGATCGAGAAGGTGAAGAAGCCCCCTGAGATTGTATAAGATAACTCTGGAGATAGAGTTTGTTATTGGGCATGGATGTAGGAAGCAGCCTATATATACTAGTTTAAAGTAGCATGCAATTCATATTTCAGATCCAATGTGGCTTCAGATTATGTATACAAGAATAGAATAAATATGGGACATCTTAAAAAAGGTTACTAGGCTATGTTCTTCGTACCTCTCTCTagatctctttctctctctctctctctctctctcgtgtgACACATCAAGAACTTAGTGGTTTGCCGTCTATAAAATCTAATGGGTATGTGAATCTGGCCCCCCCTCATCATCTCATGTTGGGTCCCTAGGAATTGGTTCTTCGGTGGTTGTAGTACTGATCCTAGCCAATGAGTTCTCATTAAATACATAGATGTTCTTCTTTTGTCGAAGGCAGAGAAAGATATTGTAGAGATCTCTCTTAggcttaatttaatattttattaaattggttCATCAGGTTTAAAATGGATCAAATTACTCTTTTAAAGTATGTTATCAAATCGCTCCCTCCGTAAATCTATCATAAGGAGGATTGTTTTTAATGACACTTATGCATTAGAAAACACAAGATCTAATAAACTAACTCCACATATAAAAATGTGCAATTTCAACTTTGACACATGCATTTGTGGGGTGACCCACCCATGCCCTTCATCAATGGGTATGGATAGGTTGTGACCCACACCCTTCATCCGTAGCCGTGGCTAGGATGGTCCCAATAGAGAAATGTGGCGGGATCACCCCCATTGCCCGCTTTATCAACTAGTGGAGGGTGGAGTGACCCACCCTACTGACAAAGAGAGCGTAGGTGGATGACCCACCTATCAATGGTAGAGCGAGGTAGAAATCGCTCCACCACCCAATAGTAAAGGGAGTGGATCACGACCCACCCATGCATGTCGTCAGTAAGCTTGGGTGGGTGGGGTGACCTACCCATCCCCTCAATAATGTAGGATCGTAAGTGACTCGTGTCTCTTGACCCATGCATACTCATCGCCAGCAGGTAGAAGAGATGATGGAATGACTCAACTTCCTTCCACTATTAGAGGGTGGGGCGATCCATTCACACCCTCTGTGGGCTTGTAGGTAGCCGCCCCACCATTTCCCGTGTTGGTGGAGGGTCACCTCCCTCCTTGttctcttcttttatatatatatatgtcaaattaAGGTAACACTTGTATGAAGCTATTTTATTGGGTTTGACTTGATCTTACGTTTGCATGtcacaatttttgttataaaatcTAACAACATGTGTACAAATTAAAGGAGCTAGTAATTTGATAGAAACATACTTAAAGATTTGATTTgaacaattttaaattttaagaaataatttGATAACAGGTTAAATCCATGTATCAGGTACAATATATGTCTCAGAAACAATAGaaatagtttgaaaaaagttgACATGACATACTGTCATTTATCACCAATATTtcaaatgataatatataatttgttgaCATTTATGCGGGCAAAACAGTCGCAAAATAACTGTGGATCAACATGTTATTTGTCAtatttaaaagatatatatatatatatatatatatatatgggtggagagtatgtgttactttcacaaaggatttttttttttttttctgaaaattgtttattaaaagtttttttatttaattaaagacTTTTCAAATCCACTCTACATATAATTATCTATTAGTTCTctatgtcactttttttttttttcctttttctttctaatttctcTATAtcacttaaatatatatattttttattttacttttgattagccattttacaTATAACTTTAAAATACATAAGCCAATGAGAAGTAATGTTACCTTTTACACCCATTTTATATCAATTTACATAACAAattttaagtaactttttattttattttgttaatggCGGACATAAAATTATACTTAAAACACTCTAGGGcgatatatatgaaatgaatcAATGTGATAGATGGGTGTTAATGACTCCACCATATATGAGTGCTCCAACCACCCTTATAAATTTGCAACGTGGGTCCTTTGCTTTTAAAGTTGTCACTTCTGCTCTTTttctaaaacatatataaaagagagaagTGGTTGCGGGGATTCTTCATGAACATTCATAGTCTCCTAAAGGAAAATCATCTTTTGCATTTAAGGTTATAAAGTagaaattgttgaagagaaGTCATAGAACTTTCCCAAATTACATGTACACAAAAGAAATTTGCTGTTTTCAGAGATTCTTTCAATGCTCAGGGCATAAAGGAAGAACTCCACCAAAAATGCCTAAGGCAGTGGGTGTTAGTGCTGAGGGTCATTTCAAAGCAAAAAGAGATTCAGTTCCAAGATTGGCAAGGGGAAGAAGGTGGATTTTCTATAACAAGAAGCCAAAGTACTTTTTCTGTATATCCCACGCTGGACTTCATGTGATAATTCTAGCTGCACCACACCCCATGTTTCATCTCTCTTTTATCTTTAAGTATTTATAcctattctttattttctcccTTTCTGCACACCATCCTTTGTCTAGTTTTTCctcaatattatatatatcattatttttaacattGAAAAGCTTCCAAGATTAATGCATAGGTTCTATATGAATATTGCCCATAAGGGCAACATAACCAGAAACTGCAGTAATCACATTCCAAAGTTATACTCCAGCAGATTAGCCAACCAATAAAGAATATGCCCAATATGATCATAGTGCATGGCATATAATTTTGGCATCTTCcaaattcttttcttatttctttgagGCCCAtgctttcttatttcttttgaGGCCTAagataaatgcaattttaactCTGGACTCTAGAGGTATTACATCTTTATTACGAGTTccttacaaactgatgtgataGTTCGCGTGACACTTATCACATTATCCACTAAAATATAAACTGTCACGTGACACTTACAAGGTTAGCTACTAAAATATAGACTTTCACATGACAATCATTTCCATAAAATGTGTactattatataattttgtaaaaaGTTGTAATACAAGTTTGCAGTGCCCTAAGCAATTCCCTTTCGTTTTGGTTAAgaaattttagtgtttttagaaaaaaaggaTTGATGGGTTGTTGGTATTCTTATGAAATTGTTTGGATAATGATGGTTGACAGGTTGTTGGTATTCTCAAGGAAATGTCTCAATAATATCTAACTATCAATAGTGTTCTCTCATCAACCAATAAAGCTCTAGATCTACCCATGGTTTCATAAAGAAGACCCTAAAGCTATCTATGTTTCTGCAGTAGACAGTAGTAGTAGCTCGATCTGTATTAAGGAAATAGAGAAGGCAACTTTGATTGTAGCCCTTTACCAATTGCATCTTTTATCCCTGAAATTTTCAGTGGAAAAATATTATTCAtgcatgttttttattttcttcctcaCCTTTTTAAATAATGTATTACAAATCCTCTTTGCTTCCAGCTACACAATAAAACCAAGCCCTTCTTTAcctaaaattcattaattcCTCCAATGGGTTGAACTGCAAATGATAAAGAGTACTATAAGAAGACGCCAACATTGCTTTTGGGTATTGAGTTGAGGCTTGAAGTCTTGTATTATAGTAAGGAGTAAcgctaaaaattacatttttatctcataattattttatactGATAAGATGAAACCAACCTTTAGATTAATtcttgttgtatatatataaaaaaataaaaaataaaaataaaaatctgaaaTTAGTTGTGACTACCACGTCAGCATTGTGCGATagttatagaataaaaatgttatagtatatagcattataATTTGTAAATGATTTTCGTTTATGTAATCTCACACTCACCCCTGGGGTTTTTCTCTTCCCCTAATCAAACAACAATTGGACTAGGCTTTAGAATTGTTGCTATGTGAGCatggttttattttgataatttagcaATAAATGTAAGAAagtttttatataatttatctTGCCAAGCAAGTGAGCGAATTGTGAGAAATTTGCTCCAACAAGTACACTCTATAAAAATTATCTCACATCTCTTATCCAACTTGCCTAAACATCatagcaaaataaaattgtcGGGATCTTTTCAAAGCTGGATTCTTTGTTGGAATTCTAGGGGCCATGCTGTATAGTACTTTTTTCATCTAAAGTGGGCTGAATATGACTCCTGTCCAGTCCAGATGAATCCCACAAGTTCTACAGGCCTTCTTCCAAAGAATTCGCCACCACAAATACAAATATCTCAAACCGGCTGGCTTTTCCAAGAGCAGGtcgaatttttcttttctttttcataaaaataatcaagatgaaaaatattcaaatttttcattaaaagttTGCCAGAGAAAACTCttccaatttaatttttttttttttttttaaactaacatatgtttttatattagaGTATATAATTCtagcatatatttttaaaagtaatgctattttAGTAGATTAATGAacatgtcgaaaaaaaaaaaaaattacgatgcattttaaaaatatatgtgcgAATTAAGTgctttaataatatattataggattaaatttactttacctcctgaagtttaagaagtttttcaatttaaactccaatgtttaaaaattgacaatgtgcCCCTTaatatctcaaaaaaaattcaattcagaccttctgttactaatttctgtcaaattggacgaaaatctatgaaattacgtaattactctcaatttttttttttttaatttccgtccaattagac
Above is a genomic segment from Corylus avellana chromosome ca9, CavTom2PMs-1.0 containing:
- the LOC132192112 gene encoding protein TERMINAL FLOWER 1-like; this encodes MARTSEPLIVGRVIGDVLDSFTPTIKMSVTFNNKQVCNGHELYPSSVTTKPRVEIQGADMRSFFTLLMTDPDVPGPSDPYLREHLHWIVTDIPGTTDATFGREVVSYEIPRPNIGIHRFVFVLFKQKRRQSVNPPSSRDHFSTRSFTAENDLGLPVAAVYFNAQRETAARRR